DNA from Mycobacterium sp. SMC-8:
GTGATCGCGTAGCGACGGTCATTGAGCACTGCCAGTAGGTCGTTGGAGTTGAGGATCAGCGCGTTGACCTGCCTGCTGCGCTCGGAGAAGATCCCGGTCACCTCTCCGGCGGTCCGGAGTAGTTCGGCGAGGCTTTCGTTACGGCTGTTGAGCGACTGGGACAGCCGCGACAAGCCGTCGAACGTCGGGCCAAGTTGTGGTGCGATCTGGTCCAGCGTCTCAGACAGGGTGTCCAGTGACTGGTTCAGCGCACCGGTGTCGGTGTCGGCGGTGTTTTCGGTCAACTCACTCACTGCATCCGTCAATGAGTACGGCGACGATGTCCGACTCGTCGGAATCACGTGCTGCGGATCGAGGGTGCCGCTGCCCTGGGAGTCGAGCGCGAGGACACGCTCACCCAGCAGCGTTCCGGTGCGGATATGGGCCGTGGTGTCGGAGCCCAGCGCGTACTTGCCGCCGATGGTGAACCCGACGAGTGCGTCGCCGTTTTCGAGCTTGATCGACGATACGGAGCCGACCTTGATGCCGGATACGGTGACGTCGTTGCCGACGGTGAGGCCGCCGGCTTCGGTGAACAGTGCCTGGTAACGAACTGCCGTCGCCCAGGACATCAGTCGTTCCGGCTGCAGGCCGACGGTGATGACCAGGATGATCAAGACAACGCCGATGAAGCCTGCCTTGGCGAGTTGAGAACCGCGGTATTTGAGCATTACTCGTCCACGCACCTTCCCTCTTCTTGCTTGATCCAGGGGAAGACCACCGTGCGTCCCTCCAGATCACTGGCGCGGAAGGTGATACCGCAGATGTAGTACGGGAACCATGCGCCGTACGACCCGACACGAGCGAGCTTGCGGTAGATCTCGGGCAGACGCTGAAGCGTCGCGTCGAGTCGATCCAGATCGTTGTCCACCAGCGGCGCAAGCCTGTTCAGCTCGTCGACGGTGTTGGCCAACGGTGCCCGGCCCCTGCCGAGCAGGTCCGCCAGCGATGCGGTGCCGTTGTCCAAAGCCGTGATAGCGGTGCCGATCGGATCCCGGTCGGCCGTCAGTCCGCTGACCAGCTGTTCGAGTTTGTCGATCGCACCCGAGAATTCGTCGCCGTCTTTGGCGAGCGTGTCGAGCACCGTACGCAGGTCGACGACCAACTCCTCGATGACCTGATTGTTGTCGGCCAGCGAGTTGCTGAACGACGATGTTCTGGAGAACAAGGAGTCCAGTGTTCCTCCCTGTCCCTGGAGTATCTGGATCAGCGACGATGTCAGCCCGTTGACGTCTTCGGGATTGAGACCCTGGATCACCGGTTTGAGCCCGCCGAGCAGCACGTCGAGATCGAGGGCCGGAGCGGTCCGGTCCTCGGGGATCTGTCCTCCTGCAGGGACGATCTGGTTGGAGTCGGGTGTGTCAATCAGTTCCAGATAGCGGTCTCCGACCAGGTTCAGATAGCGGATCGCGGCGTTGGTTCCGGTCGTCAGCACGGTGTTGCGGTCGGCGTCGAAGGTCACCAGCACACTGCGGTCGGCCTGCAGTTCGACGTCTTTGACGGTGCCGACCCGGATACCGGCGATCCGCACGGTATCTCCGGATTT
Protein-coding regions in this window:
- a CDS encoding MCE family protein; this encodes MTRSTGTLIKFTIFGLVMAMLTAFLFLVFSDTRTGAANEYTAVFKDASRLKSGDTVRIAGIRVGTVKDVELQADRSVLVTFDADRNTVLTTGTNAAIRYLNLVGDRYLELIDTPDSNQIVPAGGQIPEDRTAPALDLDVLLGGLKPVIQGLNPEDVNGLTSSLIQILQGQGGTLDSLFSRTSSFSNSLADNNQVIEELVVDLRTVLDTLAKDGDEFSGAIDKLEQLVSGLTADRDPIGTAITALDNGTASLADLLGRGRAPLANTVDELNRLAPLVDNDLDRLDATLQRLPEIYRKLARVGSYGAWFPYYICGITFRASDLEGRTVVFPWIKQEEGRCVDE
- a CDS encoding MCE family protein, which encodes MLKYRGSQLAKAGFIGVVLIILVITVGLQPERLMSWATAVRYQALFTEAGGLTVGNDVTVSGIKVGSVSSIKLENGDALVGFTIGGKYALGSDTTAHIRTGTLLGERVLALDSQGSGTLDPQHVIPTSRTSSPYSLTDAVSELTENTADTDTGALNQSLDTLSETLDQIAPQLGPTFDGLSRLSQSLNSRNESLAELLRTAGEVTGIFSERSRQVNALILNSNDLLAVLNDRRYAITSLLANISTVSQQLSGLVADNEAELAPALERLNNVTRMLERNRDNLAKMLPGAAKYYLTQGEIVSNGAYYNALIPNIQPAQLLQPFLEYAFGFRRGVEQGQPPDNAGPRAELPFPVNSLPQPGDLPNDGNP